The Mycoplasma nasistruthionis genome contains a region encoding:
- the trmB gene encoding tRNA (guanosine(46)-N7)-methyltransferase TrmB, with protein sequence MRLRHDKNAQDNLNASQYYINQFPIKLNNTDVLEIGAGKGEMISQLALLNPDRRFIAFEKYPTVANKILTKIKQLNLTNLFIVTKDATNLVELFEGQTDTIWLTFSDPWPKNAHEKRRLTYKTFLDQYKQILTPNGLLKFKTDNDKLFEFSVESFNINNWNILNLTRDLHNSEFNQGNIQTGYEQKWSSLGKNINYLEAKPN encoded by the coding sequence ATGAGACTTAGACATGATAAAAATGCACAAGACAATTTAAATGCTTCGCAATATTATATTAACCAATTTCCAATTAAATTAAATAACACTGATGTTTTGGAAATTGGAGCCGGTAAGGGTGAAATGATTTCGCAACTTGCTTTATTAAATCCAGACAGAAGATTTATTGCTTTTGAGAAATATCCAACAGTAGCTAACAAAATCTTAACTAAAATAAAACAATTGAATTTAACTAATTTATTTATAGTTACTAAAGACGCTACAAATTTGGTTGAATTATTTGAAGGTCAAACAGACACAATTTGATTAACTTTTTCAGATCCATGACCAAAAAATGCTCATGAAAAAAGAAGGTTAACTTATAAAACTTTTTTAGATCAATATAAACAAATTTTAACTCCTAACGGATTGTTGAAATTTAAAACCGACAATGATAAATTATTTGAGTTTTCAGTAGAATCATTTAACATAAATAACTGAAATATTTTGAATTTAACCCGTGATTTACATAATTCAGAATTTAATCAAGGCAACATTCAAACCGGCTATGAGCAAAAATGATCATCATTAGGCAAAAACATTAATTATTTAGAAGCTAAACCGAACTAA
- a CDS encoding type I restriction-modification system subunit M: MDKPNLNNTHKTELRKAVMAIANKNRGKLNSYEFAPYVFGALFYRFLSTKITNYINEQEQDVQNYNYELDFETFSDENISNNSDIKETVKYIADDLGYFIKPSDLFNNVLKKVDTNENLNQDLRRIFVSIVESSKGKDSEEDFEGLFDTFDFNKSALGNNLSEKNEFFAYILKEINNIPIDSVEDSGIDVFGEVYEYLISAYGNDSNREAGAYFTPETVSVLLSKIVTNGKTEIDSIYDPTCGTGSLLLQTRKIHGEGFVKNGYFGQEIKNESYNLARMNMFLHDLNFTEFKIRLGDTLKEPYFVNQKFEAVVSNPPYSLKWNLDKNPVLLQDERFQNAGVLAPSSKADLAFVLHSLHYLSAKGVAAIVCFPGVFHRGGAEQKIRQYLVENNYIDTIIELPQNLFFGTGISTYILVMKKNKQNDRNIMFINASKLFKKEGKHNILTDENIAQIIDLFSSRKEEQYLSKIVTPDEIKENNYNLSVSNYVEIENTKPVIDIKELNAKIKATSKKINELRAEIDQIIEELES; encoded by the coding sequence ATGGATAAACCAAATTTAAACAATACACATAAAACCGAGTTAAGAAAAGCAGTAATGGCAATTGCTAACAAAAACAGAGGAAAATTAAATTCATATGAATTTGCCCCATATGTTTTTGGTGCTTTGTTTTACCGTTTTTTATCAACTAAAATTACAAATTATATAAATGAGCAAGAGCAAGATGTACAAAATTACAACTATGAGTTGGATTTTGAAACTTTTAGTGATGAAAACATTTCAAACAACAGTGATATAAAAGAAACTGTGAAGTATATAGCTGATGATTTAGGTTACTTTATTAAACCATCAGATTTATTTAACAATGTATTAAAAAAAGTTGATACAAATGAAAACCTTAATCAAGACTTAAGAAGAATCTTCGTTTCTATAGTAGAAAGTTCTAAAGGAAAAGATTCTGAAGAAGATTTTGAAGGGTTATTTGATACTTTTGATTTTAACAAAAGTGCATTAGGAAATAACCTATCAGAAAAAAATGAGTTTTTTGCTTATATCTTAAAAGAAATTAACAATATTCCAATTGATTCAGTTGAAGATTCAGGCATTGATGTTTTCGGTGAAGTTTATGAATACTTAATTTCAGCTTATGGAAATGATTCAAACAGAGAAGCTGGTGCTTACTTTACACCTGAAACAGTGTCAGTTTTACTGTCAAAAATCGTAACAAATGGCAAAACAGAAATTGATAGTATTTATGATCCTACTTGTGGAACTGGTTCATTATTACTACAAACTAGAAAAATTCATGGTGAAGGTTTTGTTAAAAATGGATACTTTGGACAAGAAATCAAAAACGAAAGTTACAATTTAGCTAGAATGAATATGTTCTTGCATGATTTAAATTTCACTGAGTTTAAAATCAGATTAGGTGATACATTAAAAGAACCATATTTTGTAAATCAAAAGTTTGAAGCTGTAGTATCTAACCCTCCATATTCATTAAAATGAAACTTAGATAAAAATCCTGTTTTACTGCAAGATGAAAGATTCCAAAATGCTGGTGTTTTAGCCCCTTCATCAAAAGCTGATTTAGCTTTTGTGCTTCACTCATTGCATTATCTATCTGCTAAAGGTGTAGCTGCTATAGTATGTTTTCCAGGAGTCTTTCACAGAGGTGGAGCTGAACAAAAAATTCGTCAATATTTAGTTGAAAATAACTATATTGATACTATTATTGAACTACCACAAAACTTATTCTTTGGTACCGGAATTTCAACTTATATTCTTGTAATGAAGAAAAATAAACAAAATGATAGAAACATTATGTTTATTAATGCTTCAAAACTATTTAAAAAAGAAGGAAAACACAATATTTTAACTGATGAAAATATTGCACAAATTATTGATTTATTTTCATCAAGAAAAGAAGAACAATATTTATCAAAAATTGTTACTCCTGATGAAATTAAAGAAAACAATTACAACTTATCAGTTTCAAACTATGTTGAAATTGAAAATACAAAACCAGTAATTGACATCAAAGAACTTAACGCTAAAATCAAAGCAACATCTAAAAAAATCAATGAACTAAGAGCAGAAATAGATCAAATTATTGAAGAGTTAGAAAGTTAA
- a CDS encoding type I restriction endonuclease subunit R — MQKEFNIANQNHFSDLNTKDNEWVILDHFTSKIPKGRTYQTEQQLEKLLIETLKDQGVEHKRDIKTHDQLLHLVQTEIERLNGVKFSSSEWKRFCADYLLKDLDEQPDCAERIQKDSIYDFNFDNGDSVNIKLIDKTDIFKNKVYVINQLEQDRETTKHNRYDVTILINGIPMIQIELKKRGENIAEAFNQIKRYQKESLNTFHSLYKYLHIFVISNGTFTRYFANNYSKYEDSIKQLDYSKDTSVWALLNNQHLNDLDDFAQTFLQPRVILNMIIKYTVFNVDKKLLILRPYQIAACEAIEREVRRKFINKDHNSNGGYIWHTTGSGKTLTSFKAAQLISKINEVEKVLFVVDRKDLDTQTIREFQKFSKDSVSGSKDTKQLTQNIESTSKNTKIVVTTIQKLSHFIKNNKNHPIFSKNVVLIFDECHRSQFGKFRQDILKNFSKNSLCQFGLTGTPIFDDNAVINSGLTTTASIFGQKDALHKYIITDAIRDEKVLKFNIDYVSTTKKLAQHSEFVETEKKTDLNFNETKLLDHPERIEAITSYILEKFNDKTARIKTNASNNSKNGFNALFAVSSIASAKKYYEEFKRQQEKLPKNERLKIAMVYTFNPNGFVDETVIDQTEYFDKNDFEQEKFDQNTYYTEKEYLQQVIKDYNELNNSNFRIDEFHDYYSDVTKRLRDREIDLCIVVNMLLTGFDAPTLNTLFIDKNLKYHGLIQAFSRTNRPYNKNKAHGNIVSFRDLKNNVDEALKLFANGSNSTTVLQHSYKELIDGYIDHENDNKEVKGFLQLNKELKEKFPNPGPISFLSQTEEIEFVKLFTEFQKVSNTLEFFDEFQELKSTNDEILSEREIQDYKSLWNEIRRKANEEKERLKREDQVEHDNSVYGELEFSVEIIRTDYINLEYILNLINQKLFEIIERIHGKLTISSDEEKAINKLQDGLKQEIENLLNISVDFVNKRDLFKEYISYLLDNKNKIKNNNDFDIHKHFTQWIEQKLEKEVNQMIQKFSLSEEENNWKAKDWFIYYIKENKEPSGKTKISNFVKRSLLTKHSTIRKVKNKCQELMNLFSDLFKSY, encoded by the coding sequence ATGCAAAAAGAATTTAATATTGCAAATCAAAATCATTTTTCAGATTTAAATACCAAAGATAATGAATGAGTTATTTTAGATCATTTTACTTCTAAAATACCAAAAGGCAGAACTTATCAAACTGAACAACAGCTGGAAAAATTATTAATTGAGACACTTAAAGATCAAGGTGTTGAACATAAAAGAGATATTAAAACCCATGATCAATTATTACATTTAGTACAAACTGAAATTGAACGTTTAAATGGTGTTAAATTTAGTTCTTCAGAATGAAAAAGATTTTGTGCAGATTATTTACTAAAAGATTTAGACGAGCAACCAGATTGCGCTGAAAGAATTCAAAAAGATTCAATATATGATTTTAATTTTGACAATGGCGATAGCGTAAACATTAAATTAATTGACAAAACTGATATTTTTAAAAATAAAGTTTATGTAATTAATCAACTAGAACAAGATAGAGAAACTACTAAACATAATAGATATGATGTTACAATTTTAATCAATGGTATACCAATGATTCAAATTGAATTGAAAAAACGTGGTGAAAATATAGCCGAAGCTTTTAATCAAATAAAACGTTATCAAAAAGAAAGTTTAAATACTTTTCATTCTTTATATAAATATCTCCATATTTTTGTTATTTCTAATGGAACATTTACTAGGTATTTTGCAAATAATTACTCAAAATATGAAGATTCAATTAAACAATTGGATTATTCTAAAGATACTTCTGTATGAGCATTACTTAATAATCAGCATTTAAATGATTTAGATGATTTTGCACAAACATTTTTACAACCAAGAGTTATATTAAATATGATCATTAAATACACTGTATTTAATGTAGATAAAAAACTTTTAATTCTTAGACCATACCAAATAGCAGCATGTGAAGCAATTGAAAGAGAAGTTAGAAGAAAATTCATCAATAAAGATCACAATTCAAATGGTGGATATATATGACATACAACTGGAAGTGGTAAAACATTAACTTCATTTAAAGCAGCGCAGTTAATTTCAAAAATTAATGAAGTTGAAAAAGTTTTATTCGTTGTAGATAGAAAAGACTTAGATACTCAAACAATTAGAGAATTTCAAAAATTTAGCAAAGATTCAGTATCTGGTTCAAAAGATACAAAACAGTTAACACAAAACATAGAAAGTACAAGTAAAAATACAAAAATTGTAGTAACAACTATTCAAAAGTTATCGCACTTTATTAAAAACAACAAAAATCATCCAATTTTTAGCAAAAATGTTGTTTTAATTTTTGATGAGTGTCACCGTTCTCAATTTGGTAAATTCAGACAAGATATTCTGAAAAATTTTTCAAAAAATAGTTTATGTCAATTCGGTTTAACAGGAACACCTATTTTTGATGATAATGCTGTAATCAACTCAGGATTAACTACAACTGCATCAATTTTTGGTCAAAAAGATGCATTGCATAAATATATAATTACAGACGCTATTAGAGATGAAAAAGTACTAAAATTTAATATTGATTATGTATCAACTACTAAAAAACTTGCTCAACATTCTGAATTTGTCGAAACTGAAAAGAAAACAGATTTAAACTTTAATGAAACCAAATTATTAGATCATCCTGAAAGAATCGAAGCTATTACTTCTTATATTTTAGAAAAATTTAATGATAAAACAGCTAGAATTAAAACTAATGCTTCAAATAATTCAAAAAATGGATTTAATGCATTATTCGCTGTATCTAGCATTGCATCAGCTAAAAAATACTACGAAGAATTTAAAAGACAGCAAGAAAAACTTCCTAAGAATGAGCGTTTAAAAATCGCAATGGTTTATACTTTTAATCCAAATGGATTTGTAGACGAAACAGTAATAGATCAAACGGAATATTTTGATAAAAACGATTTTGAACAAGAAAAGTTTGATCAAAATACATACTATACAGAAAAAGAATATTTACAACAAGTCATCAAAGATTACAATGAATTAAACAACAGTAATTTTAGAATAGATGAATTTCATGATTACTACAGTGATGTTACAAAAAGACTAAGAGACAGAGAAATTGATTTATGTATCGTAGTAAATATGCTTTTAACTGGTTTTGATGCACCAACTTTAAACACTTTATTTATTGATAAAAATCTTAAATATCACGGTTTAATTCAAGCATTTTCAAGAACAAATAGACCATACAACAAAAATAAAGCACATGGTAATATTGTTTCATTTAGAGACTTAAAAAACAACGTTGATGAAGCTTTAAAATTATTTGCAAATGGGTCTAATTCAACAACTGTTTTACAACATAGTTACAAAGAGTTAATTGATGGATACATTGACCATGAAAATGATAATAAAGAAGTAAAAGGTTTCTTACAATTAAATAAAGAATTAAAAGAAAAATTTCCAAATCCTGGTCCTATAAGTTTCTTATCACAAACTGAAGAAATTGAATTTGTTAAGTTATTTACTGAATTTCAAAAAGTATCTAACACACTAGAGTTTTTTGATGAATTTCAAGAACTAAAATCAACTAATGATGAAATTTTAAGCGAAAGAGAAATTCAAGATTATAAGAGTTTATGAAATGAAATCAGAAGAAAAGCTAACGAGGAAAAAGAAAGACTCAAAAGAGAAGACCAAGTAGAACATGATAACTCAGTATATGGTGAATTAGAGTTTTCTGTTGAAATCATTCGTACAGATTACATTAATCTTGAGTACATTCTTAATTTAATTAATCAAAAATTATTTGAAATTATTGAAAGAATTCATGGTAAATTAACAATCTCATCAGATGAAGAAAAAGCAATTAATAAATTGCAAGATGGTTTAAAGCAAGAAATTGAAAACCTATTAAATATATCTGTTGATTTTGTAAACAAGAGAGATTTATTCAAAGAATACATTTCATATTTACTTGATAACAAAAATAAAATCAAAAACAATAATGATTTTGACATTCATAAACACTTTACTCAATGAATAGAACAAAAACTAGAAAAAGAAGTTAACCAAATGATTCAAAAATTTTCTTTATCTGAAGAAGAAAATAACTGAAAAGCAAAAGATTGATTTATCTATTACATCAAAGAAAACAAAGAACCATCAGGTAAAACAAAAATTTCTAACTTTGTAAAAAGAAGTTTGCTTACAAAACATTCCACAATCAGAAAAGTTAAAAATAAATGTCAAGAATTAATGAATTTATTTAGCGACTTATTCAAATCATACTAA
- a CDS encoding single-stranded DNA-binding protein: protein MNYNKVTLVGRLTSDPVLSKSSSGVEYCRGTVAINRPTSSTSQQNIVDFIPFVAWRQNAVFLANNLVKGSLILIEGSIQTGNFNNTQINQLVRTTDISVDRLIPLQSREETLSRRQANLNKTSAGAFLNNNLNTPNRVPQFSNLNSYAQPANSNQSQPNSAITPTNIFNNSQSSSTNSSLDGFSFDNKPKHELNTIFAETSDISDGFDDDLE from the coding sequence ATGAATTACAACAAAGTAACTTTAGTAGGTAGATTAACATCTGATCCTGTTTTATCAAAATCATCATCAGGTGTTGAATACTGCAGAGGAACAGTGGCTATTAATCGTCCAACTTCATCTACATCTCAACAAAACATTGTTGACTTTATCCCATTTGTAGCTTGAAGACAAAATGCTGTTTTTCTAGCTAACAATCTTGTTAAGGGCTCATTGATTCTAATTGAAGGATCAATCCAAACCGGTAATTTTAATAATACACAAATTAACCAGTTAGTTAGAACTACCGATATTTCTGTGGATAGATTAATTCCATTGCAAAGCAGAGAAGAAACTTTAAGCAGAAGGCAAGCTAATTTAAATAAAACTAGTGCCGGTGCTTTTTTAAACAACAACCTTAACACACCTAATCGCGTTCCGCAGTTTTCAAATTTAAACAGCTACGCGCAACCTGCTAATTCTAATCAATCACAACCCAATTCAGCAATTACTCCAACTAATATCTTTAATAATAGTCAATCATCTTCAACAAATTCAAGTCTAGATGGATTTAGTTTCGATAACAAACCTAAACATGAACTGAACACTATTTTTGCCGAAACTAGTGATATTTCAGACGGATTTGATGATGATTTAGAATAA
- a CDS encoding restriction endonuclease subunit S: MQKISTLLNGINYKKYKLSEISEIISGYTFSNSHYSEDEKGIHLIKIKNLTSLGNVSLTDSQIINPDFAGKLPDKFFVNKNDILIALSGSTAGKVCSYNYDFSSLLNQRIVKIKENSRLVTNRYLFYYLKNYTSSNKLDSSGGAIDNISMETLKKITVYLPPLYVQEKVALILSKMTALEEALEEALEEALEEANVQYEEYRNKLLSYDSLTSLSNKLIASNTLNILALKEIVSIQKGERITKSQLIENGAFPVISGGKDKMGNFNLYNMNENTITISQYGLAGYVSFQKEKFWANDIVFCINETNNINIKYLYYFLNNIQEDIYSLSNRSAVPFSIERAKLENLKIYVPSIQIQEQIVKILDKLSKMVEDSSGLLPEEIKLRQQQYEYYRDKLLNFKVVNKVSENQERERERELDSQYLEFVEKTLEKFNISVKNHSVLTKKLWEITQWSTKFKNVNSNKQPKVFKASKLLKQEIMKWVSQTGDIKVLQTYASNDFIDSQNYPFAINNDEILTIPGGGYPNIQYYSGNFVNTGNILGKTNNPQEITTKYIYHYLLNNIEFLKSNYKGAGIQHPQMDSILELDVLIPDMDTQNYVVSVLDKLIEMKDQSTGLLAQEIESRKQQYEYYRDKLLTFKNKD; the protein is encoded by the coding sequence ATGCAAAAAATAAGTACATTGCTAAATGGCATAAATTATAAGAAATATAAACTTAGTGAAATATCTGAAATAATAAGCGGGTACACATTTTCTAATAGTCATTATTCAGAAGATGAAAAAGGTATTCATTTAATTAAAATAAAAAACTTAACAAGTTTAGGCAATGTTTCTTTAACTGATTCACAGATAATTAATCCTGATTTTGCAGGGAAACTTCCGGATAAATTTTTTGTAAACAAAAATGATATTTTAATAGCTCTTAGTGGTAGTACTGCTGGTAAAGTATGTTCATATAATTATGATTTTTCTTCATTATTAAATCAAAGAATAGTTAAGATAAAGGAAAATTCTAGATTAGTAACCAATAGATATTTGTTTTATTATTTGAAAAATTATACAAGTTCAAATAAATTAGATTCGAGCGGTGGTGCAATAGATAATATATCAATGGAAACTTTGAAAAAAATAACTGTTTATTTACCACCTTTATATGTTCAAGAAAAAGTGGCTTTAATTTTAAGTAAGATGACAGCGCTTGAGGAAGCGCTTGAGGAAGCGCTTGAGGAAGCGCTTGAGGAAGCTAATGTTCAGTATGAGGAATATAGAAATAAATTATTATCATATGATTCACTAACCAGTTTATCTAACAAGTTAATTGCTTCAAATACGTTGAATATATTAGCTTTAAAAGAAATAGTAAGTATTCAAAAAGGCGAAAGAATAACAAAATCTCAGCTTATTGAAAATGGTGCATTTCCAGTAATTTCAGGTGGAAAAGATAAAATGGGTAACTTTAATTTATATAATATGAATGAAAACACCATTACAATCAGCCAATATGGATTAGCAGGATATGTATCATTTCAAAAAGAAAAATTTTGAGCAAATGATATAGTTTTTTGTATTAATGAGACAAATAACATAAACATTAAATATCTGTACTATTTCTTAAATAACATTCAAGAAGATATTTACAGTTTATCAAACAGATCAGCAGTTCCTTTCAGTATTGAAAGAGCTAAATTAGAAAATCTAAAAATTTACGTTCCATCTATTCAAATACAAGAACAAATAGTCAAAATATTAGATAAACTATCTAAAATGGTTGAAGATTCTTCAGGACTATTGCCAGAAGAAATCAAATTAAGACAACAACAATATGAATACTACAGAGACAAACTGTTAAACTTCAAGGTTGTGAATAAAGTTTCAGAAAACCAAGAGAGAGAGAGAGAGAGAGAGCTAGATAGCCAATACTTAGAATTTGTTGAAAAAACACTTGAAAAATTCAATATTTCAGTTAAAAATCACTCTGTTTTAACTAAAAAACTATGAGAAATTACACAATGATCAACAAAATTTAAAAATGTAAACAGCAACAAGCAACCAAAGGTTTTTAAAGCTTCAAAACTTTTAAAACAAGAAATAATGAAGTGAGTTTCTCAAACTGGTGATATCAAAGTTTTACAAACCTATGCAAGCAATGATTTTATAGATTCACAAAATTATCCTTTTGCAATTAATAATGATGAGATTTTAACAATACCAGGTGGTGGTTATCCTAATATTCAGTACTATTCAGGTAATTTTGTTAATACAGGTAATATTTTAGGCAAAACAAACAATCCACAAGAAATTACTACTAAATATATTTATCATTACCTACTAAATAATATTGAATTTTTAAAAAGCAATTACAAAGGCGCTGGTATTCAACACCCTCAAATGGATTCAATATTAGAATTAGATGTTTTAATACCTGACATGGATACTCAGAATTACGTTGTATCGGTATTAGATAAATTAATTGAAATGAAAGACCAATCCACAGGTCTACTGGCGCAAGAAATCGAATCCAGAAAACAACAATATGAATATTACAGAGATAAGCTTTTAACTTTTAAAAATAAGGATTAA
- the rpsR gene encoding 30S ribosomal protein S18 — translation MAFKKRNKKGYSSRRKVCEFCENKMSYVDYKNVELLNKFVSATGQIKAKSSTGTCAKHQRKVANAIKRARIIALMPYHVVRARVNKSAVNN, via the coding sequence ATGGCATTCAAAAAACGTAACAAAAAAGGTTACTCAAGTAGAAGAAAAGTTTGTGAATTTTGTGAAAACAAAATGAGCTATGTAGATTACAAAAACGTTGAATTACTAAACAAATTTGTTTCAGCAACTGGACAAATTAAAGCTAAATCTTCAACCGGAACATGTGCTAAACACCAAAGAAAAGTGGCTAACGCTATTAAAAGAGCAAGAATTATTGCTTTAATGCCTTACCACGTAGTGCGTGCTCGTGTTAACAAATCTGCTGTTAACAACTAA
- the rpsF gene encoding 30S ribosomal protein S6 translates to MHKYEIMAIVNPKADVAVYTSIVEEVFGKENVSKLEKLEKNELAYEINKSKHAQYVLALVEAKGESMAEFTRRTNIVKDIWRTLVINLDSEKV, encoded by the coding sequence ATGCACAAATATGAAATCATGGCTATCGTTAACCCAAAAGCTGACGTTGCTGTTTATACAAGCATCGTTGAAGAAGTTTTTGGAAAAGAAAACGTTTCTAAATTAGAAAAGTTAGAAAAAAACGAATTAGCATATGAAATTAACAAATCAAAACACGCACAATATGTTTTAGCATTAGTTGAAGCTAAAGGTGAAAGTATGGCTGAATTTACACGTCGTACAAACATCGTTAAAGACATTTGAAGAACATTAGTAATTAACTTAGATTCAGAAAAGGTTTAA
- the topA gene encoding type I DNA topoisomerase produces MNKLIIVESPNKVETIKKYVGNEYIVLASVGHILKMKTTGTGGLGIDFENWEPQNSLESSKKEVVKKLKEALAISDFVYIATDPDREGEAIGQNLVDYLKIKNFARIKYNEITKEAILKALANPGKIDQNLVDAQKTRRMLDRIIGFKLSGLMRYKFKNAPGNPSAGRVQSIALKLIIDRENEIRNFIPEKYAKLHAVLADTKQLAYYHNDKNESDRKDWIYQNELDTVKKHFDSAKKELLVIDKKTQQRKAPAITPLKQAVVYRRSTLSSQSAQYALQKLYEGYGDGGLITYPRTDSTRLSESFVNQGQAYIAKKWGSDYVATEVKGFSGDQDAHEAIRPTDIALTPDLAKNMYPNMSNSEYAIYKLVYETSLQALMKQPIRQVVSYTYSNGDYVFKNSFSKVIFDGYYVVVGKSEEVSDPNYEVNQTVSVSEFNFEDHETKPLPRYNDGSLIEALDNIKVGRPSTFAATVAVLKARNYAQKKNGSLHPTELGEIVLKNLIAAFPKIINEAYTASVELELDQISEATLQKNAVMEEFWTKFQEEYANADQKIEPYTFKLIELDEPCPDDQGTLVERYNKKGQKFVACLNFPKCRYTRSIEISKQTSNSEDDEVIELEDLDQE; encoded by the coding sequence ATGAATAAACTGATTATTGTCGAGTCACCTAACAAAGTTGAAACTATCAAAAAATATGTAGGAAACGAATATATAGTTTTAGCTAGTGTGGGGCATATTTTAAAAATGAAAACCACTGGGACAGGTGGATTAGGGATCGATTTTGAGAATTGAGAACCTCAAAATTCACTTGAATCATCTAAAAAAGAAGTTGTTAAAAAACTAAAAGAAGCCCTAGCAATTAGTGATTTTGTTTATATTGCAACCGACCCGGATCGCGAAGGTGAAGCAATTGGTCAAAACTTGGTTGATTATTTAAAAATTAAGAATTTTGCCAGAATTAAATATAACGAAATTACTAAAGAAGCTATCTTGAAAGCCCTAGCAAACCCTGGTAAAATTGATCAAAACTTGGTTGATGCTCAAAAAACTCGTCGTATGCTAGATCGTATAATCGGGTTTAAATTAAGTGGTTTAATGCGTTATAAATTTAAAAACGCGCCTGGAAATCCTAGTGCTGGTAGAGTCCAAAGTATTGCTTTAAAATTAATCATTGATAGAGAAAATGAAATCAGAAACTTTATCCCTGAAAAATATGCGAAACTTCATGCTGTTTTAGCAGATACTAAACAACTAGCATACTATCATAATGATAAAAATGAATCAGATCGTAAAGATTGAATTTATCAAAACGAGCTTGACACTGTCAAAAAACATTTTGACAGTGCTAAAAAAGAATTGTTAGTAATTGACAAAAAAACTCAACAACGTAAAGCGCCAGCTATTACACCATTAAAACAAGCAGTTGTTTATCGCCGTAGCACTTTATCATCTCAAAGTGCTCAATATGCACTCCAAAAGTTATATGAAGGATATGGTGATGGTGGATTAATCACTTATCCAAGAACTGATTCAACAAGATTATCAGAAAGTTTTGTTAATCAAGGGCAAGCATATATTGCTAAAAAATGGGGTTCAGATTACGTAGCGACAGAAGTTAAAGGTTTTAGTGGTGATCAAGATGCTCATGAAGCCATTAGACCTACAGATATAGCGCTTACACCCGATTTAGCTAAAAATATGTATCCAAATATGTCAAATAGTGAGTATGCAATTTATAAACTTGTTTATGAAACAAGTTTACAAGCATTAATGAAACAACCAATCAGACAAGTAGTTTCGTATACTTATTCAAATGGTGATTATGTTTTCAAAAACAGTTTTTCAAAAGTTATTTTTGATGGATATTATGTAGTTGTAGGAAAAAGCGAGGAAGTTTCTGATCCTAACTACGAAGTTAATCAAACTGTTTCAGTGTCTGAATTTAACTTTGAAGACCATGAAACTAAACCATTACCTAGATACAATGATGGATCATTAATTGAAGCTCTTGACAATATTAAAGTTGGTCGTCCTTCAACTTTTGCAGCTACTGTAGCTGTGTTAAAGGCTAGAAATTATGCACAAAAGAAAAATGGTTCACTACACCCAACTGAGTTAGGTGAAATAGTACTTAAAAATTTAATTGCAGCATTTCCAAAAATTATTAATGAAGCTTATACAGCTTCAGTCGAATTAGAATTAGATCAAATTTCAGAAGCCACATTACAAAAAAATGCAGTTATGGAAGAGTTTTGAACTAAATTTCAAGAAGAATACGCAAATGCAGACCAAAAAATTGAACCATATACTTTCAAACTAATTGAATTAGATGAACCTTGTCCAGATGATCAAGGAACTTTAGTTGAAAGATATAACAAAAAAGGTCAAAAGTTTGTAGCTTGTTTAAATTTCCCCAAATGTCGTTATACAAGGAGTATTGAAATTTCAAAACAGACTTCAAACTCTGAAGATGATGAAGTTATTGAACTTGAAGATTTAGACCAAGAATAA